CTGATTTTGCCTATCATGGACATGATGAGTTCCCCTTTCTTCATGAAAAGCTATTCCGTTCCTCCCTGAAGTCTGGTCAGACAATCATTCATAGTATATATCGGCACATGGGGTAAAATGCTTAATAGTAAACCCAGCCCTGCGGAATAAATATTTTCACCCCAGCTACATCGCCTTCATTCACCAGTTGTCTACCGATTTAACGCTTAATCACTGGCATCATCTGAAATTTAGCGCAGAAATTCCCTATAATGCTCAAAATATTTTTCAATTTTCTGCTAAATGGGTATCTTCCCTCCCCAATTTGTAGAAGCCAGTCTCTGCGTTTCATCATGAACAAAGCCCCCTTCGCGAAAAAATCCTCTTTCTCAATTTTAACGCATAGGAGGGCTTCATTGATTATACGGTTAGGTTTAGTGCAGAATTATTTTGTTCCGCAGGGCTGCTTGAATCAGTCAGATTGTACCGTGCCAAGTCTCAGAAATGGCGGAAGCCCTTCTGGCTCAACGTAATCTTGGCAGGAAGATTGACCACCTCATGAACATTTACGAAAAATCCCTTGGCCTGCTTTTGGAAGTCCTTGTAGGCAGCAGAGCCTGCATATTTTTCATATGCTGCCTGATCTTCGTACATTTCCATGGTATGAATCACATTGGGCCTGTCGTGCTCTGACGTTACAAACATGCCCAGCACACCTGCCTCATCTCTGACGGCACGGACTGCCTCCTGCTTTGCCAGTGCCTGGTACTGAGCCAGGTTTTCCGGCTTGACCTCATAGCGATGCATAAAGACCACCGTTGCTACGCCACTGGTTTTTTGTTCCAGAGCGATGCCATTAGCCTCCAATATCTTGAGGCTCTTCAGCATCGGCAGCCGTGCCGCACGATAATCCTGAAAAGCCTCGCTGGTGCTATGGATGCGGTAAGCCTCGTAGCTTTCATAGATTTCCAGCAAGCGCATCAGGTCGTGATTCTTTGCATCGATAGCACCATAGAGCGCATAGGTGCCAGCCTCCTTGGCAGTTTGCGGCGCCACGGTACGAGCGCCGATTTCACCCATGGCCTGCATATTGCCGGGAGTGCTTTCCAGCACCGCCCAGTGAACCATGGGCATATTCCCTTCCGGCGTGCGGATAGGCTGAGCAAATGACAGGGAACTTGCCATAAAAATTCCTCCCAAGGCCAACAACATCGTCTTTTTCAGATTCAATTTGAAATCCATCATTTTCTTCTCGCCTTTCCTTTTCTCACTCACGGCAAAACACGCTCCCTTCTCTTATTTCTGATACTGTTCCGCAAAGCCCAGGCACTTGCCCAGCACTTCTCCTGTTTTCACATACTCATAAGTAGGCATTTCAAAGAGAATGGGCTGCAGCTTGCGGTAGTCAATCTTGCCCTTTTCCGTGAGCTTATCTTCTTCCACAAAGGTGTGGTCGATTTTCAGGATGAAGCTTTCAAAGGTTTCCGTCTCGTAAATATCTTCCACGCTGCATTCCATGGTCAGAGGAGATTCGGTCAGCAGAGGGGCGCCGGATTCCCCTGTGGTATAGGCGAACACTTCCGACTTGTCCACCTTGGCACCGCTGACCTTGCCCACATAGGAAGCCGCCGGCAGCATGGCTTCGCTGACAATATTCAAGGACAAAGCCCTGTTTTCCTTCACGCCCTTATTGGTGTAATGGGGCTTGGCCATGCTCACCATCACCCGGTCATGACCGATGATGCCCACATGTCCGGCCAGCAGCCAGTTGGCCTTGCCTCCCACCATAGCCCCCACAACCACCAGCGGCGTGGGATATAAACCAAGTACTGAACCTATGTCTTTCTTCATGGCTGAAGCTCCTCTCACTTGTTCTTCTCAGCGGCTATCTGGGGCAACGTCTTGCCCCCCACGCCCCAGTTTTCCGGCTCATTTTCTTCCACCAGCACGAAAAACGCCTGGGGCGGCATGCTCAAGTCCTCACTGGCCACCCTCGTAATGTCGGCAATCAATTTGGCTTTCTGTTCCGTCGTTGCTTTGGCGGTCTTTACAGCAATAAATGGCATTTTGATGCACTCCTTTTGGCAAACTTCTTTAACTTAATGAATTAACCTTTGTGAATTTTGGCAATATACCTGCTCCAGCCACCCCCGCCTTGCCAGCTCCTGATCCAGGGCGGCCTTTTTGCCCAGCAAGGCCCTGGCGGGCACATAGGGATAGTCACTGCCGTAGAGAATGTGCTCCTGGTCTGTTATCTGCAGCAGCATGGGCAGGGCATCCGGCGTGGGATCGCCGGCCAGGTCAAAGTACAGGTTGCCAATGCTTTGTTCCATATCCACCGGCTCCATCATCTTCATGCCCGCCAGCATCTGGAACATCGCTTTGGCTCTTTGCTTCATATAGGGCAGGAAGGAACCGCAATGCGGCACCACCACCCGCACCTGGGGATAGCGTGCCAGCATGCCGCTGGCCAGGAGATTCACCATGGCCCGGGTGGTATCGGCAGGATATTCGTACAAGGCCATGACCTTGCCTGTCACCGTCCCCTGCCGCGGCAACTGCGGTGCGGGACTGGGATGGATGATGGTGAGCGCCCTGCGGCGATTGAGCTCTGCAAAGATCTCTTCCCAACGCTCATCCCCCAGATAAATGCCGCGGGCATTGCTGGGAACTTTTACTCCCAAGGCTCCCAGTTTCTCCATGGCATAAGCGATTTCCTGCAAGGAACCATCTATGCTTGGGAAGGGCACCGTGGCCACAAAGCCGAATTTGTCCGGGTACTGACGGCACAAGGCTGCCGTCTCCTCGTTGATCTGCCTGGCCACCTCACAGGTTAGCGCTTCATCTCCGTTATAGATATGCGGTGTCGCCAAGGATAAGACGGTGTAGTCAATCCCCGCCTCAGCCATAAAAGCCAGGTGAGCTTCCGCCGACCACTGGGGCAAGGGAAAGCCCTCCTCCGCCAGAGGATCTATGCCCAGCTTTTTCAGCCCTTCGATGTAAGCAGGCAACATAGCGTGAGCATGGATATCTATTTTGCGGCCTGACGGCAGTTTCACTGCCCCCGCCGAAGCCCCATAGGCTTCGCTCTGCCAAACTTCCCCTATGCCCAGCAGGGCAAAAGCACTCAAAGCACCGACTTTCAAAAAATCACGCCGTTTCAAGCTTCATCTGCTCCTTTCCTGACTGCCAGCATCCAGGACAGGCTTCTACGCCTTCCACCCGCCATGCCAGCATCCCCACGGCCGAAATCCCTGGCATATAATTCCTCCCCCTGTATAAAAATGACACTATGTAACCTTTCTTGTTTACTATTATATATTTAAAATGACACTATGTCAATATTATTTATGAAGCCAGCTTCAATTTTTGTCACCTGGAACAACCTTCAAAGTAAGAACAGCCCTTCGCAAGCAAAAAGAGCCTGCCTCAAGCAAGCTCTCCCTTTTGCCTCTTACGGCAACTTATTATACTCTTTTTCCTCTACCGGTTCGCACCATTCGCTGGAAGCATTCTCTCCCGGCACTTCTATTGCCAGATGCTGGAAAGCGGAATCCTTGGCCGCGCCATGCCAGTGCTTGACATTGGCAGGGATATGCACCACATCACCGGCCTTCAGCTCCTGCGCCGGCTTGCCCCACTCCTGATACCAGCCGCGTCCGGCGGTGACCAGGAGCATCTGGCCGCCGCCCTTGTCGGCATGATGGATATGCCAATGGTTGCGGCAGCCCGGCTCAAAGGTCACATTGCCGATGACCACCTGCTCGGTGGAAATCATATTGAGATAGCTCTTGCCATCAAAATACTGGGCATAGTTGACATTTTCGCCGCCCACCGGGAACATACTGGTTGCCTGGATGGCTGCCAGATCCATATTATCGCTGCCTTGGGCTGCTGTATGCTCAGCTGCAGGTTCGTTATAGACCTCTTTAGCCAGATTGAAAGCTGCCCAGGCCTTGGGCCAACCGGCATAGAAGCCCAGCTGGGTAATGACCTCAGCCATTTCTGCTTTGGTGACACCATTCTTCTTGGCCGACTGCAAATGATATTTCAAGGAGCTGTCCACCATGCCGCTGGCTACCAGTGCCGATACCGTCACAATGCTGCGGTCATGCAAGGACAAAACATCGTTCTTCGACCAGACCTCGCCAAAGAGGATATCGTCATTATAACGGGCAAAGTCCGGGGCAAACTCACCGAGCTGCTGCCGTCCTGCCGTCTGTGTTACCTTCACTGCTGCACGTTTATTCGTATCTCCCATTGCTGCTGCCTCCACGGTAAATAAATTCACTGTCATAAAAGTTGCGGCTACTAGTCCTGCCGCAATGATTTTCTTCTTCATCCAGGCCTCCTTTTCCTGCTCATTTCCCCCTCTGACTGCCACTCTAGCACTTGAAGTTCACTTCAAGTCAAGCAAAATTTTCGAGAGCGCAGATATTCCTCCCGCTGATTGCCCGCTTCTGTCGCAAGGATATGTTTAATCAACACGCCCTAGCCCCTGCCAGGTTATAACGCAGCCCCAATTTTATACGCCATATCGGCAAAGGAAGATTTCTCCACCAAGGAACGTGCCCCGCAGCCGGTGGCCATCACCTGGCCCACATCCTGCCATTCCATGTAGCGTACCAGTGTTTCATAGTGATTGACCAGCGCCTCCATCGTCCAGTCAGCACTGTTGTAGGCCGTAGCCATCATGATAGATTTCTTGCCATGCAATTTTCCCGTGCGGGAATAGAATCTGTCCACGATGACTTTCAGCTGCGCCGACATGCCGAAATAGTAAAGAGGTGTCGTCAGCACAATAAGATCAGCCTCCAGCATCTTGGGCATCAGCTTATTTTCGATGGCATCCTTAAAGATACAGGGGCCGTCCATGCCGCATTTGTCACACCCCTGGCAGGGATGCGTTTCCTCATGGGCTGCATCAAAGGTAAAGACCTCATGGCCAGCACTTCTGGCCCCCTCGGTAAACCTGTCCGCCAGGTAAATTGAGGTTGATTCTTCTTTGGGATGTGGACTGCTGGTAATCACGACAATTTTCATTTTTGTTCCCCCCGACACGCTTCCTTTTTCCGGCACCACATTTTTCTTAGGCCCGCCATCGGTCAAGGCTGACAGACCGCAGCCTGACAAAAACAAGGTTATAGCGCCCGCAGTGGTGACTTTCAAAAACTCTCGTCTATTCACACACACCACTCCTGTAAATAAATGACACCATGTAATCTTTCTTGCTGACTATTATATATTTATAATGACACAATGTCAATATCATCCGTAAAAAAATGACCGCCTACATAACGGTCATTTTCCCTCAATCCTATGGCACAAGCCAGCAGCCGAAGCCTCGCCGCCAATCAGCGAATAAAGTTAGTGGCTTGCCACGGCTCTTTTTCCGGCAAGCCAAACTGCTCCTTGCCCAGCTGGATGCTCTTCATCAGGAATGTCATATTACGCGCCAGTGTCCGCATGGTCTGCATGCCCTCAGCATCCTGCGCAGCCTCGCCCGGCGCTCCCCCATGGGCACTATTCCAGTATTGACTGGCTGCAATGGGCATACCCGAGATGGTGAAGAACTTATTGAGCTCATCAAAAGTTGCCGACAAACCGCCACGCCGAGCCACCACTACACTTGCCCCCACCTTCATGGTCTTGTCAAAGCTGGTGCTGAAGAACATGCGGGTCAGGTAAGCGACCAAGGTAGCATTGGCTGAAGCATAGTAGACTGGACTGCCCACCACCAGGCCATCACACTCAGCAAACAGGGGCGCGGTTTCATTGACGATATCATCAAAGACACATTTCCCCTTCTGAGCGCAGGCCCGGCAGCCTATGCAGCCACGAACAGCCTTATTGCCCACCTGAACCATTTCGACCTCTATACCATTTCCCTCAAAGACCTGCTTCATTTCCTGCAAAGCCATTGCCGTATTGCCCTGGGGATGGGGAGAACCGTTGACCATCATGACTTTCATTGCAAACACTCCCTAAAATACACATTTTCCTAGGAATTACCCTCAGTAACATTTTACCAAAATTTTCCGCCAGGAAAAAGCTTTTCCGTGCATTGCATAAACCTTCAGCTAAATATTCCATTCTTCATCTACAGAACCGCCGATATTATGGAAGTGGGGGACATCTTGTACTCGTTATAGCCTTGGCGATTCTGCACAATATCAAGAATCGTCATTTCTATGCGCATTTCCTTGCTGGCACATACTCTTCCCCGCGCTTGGCGAAAAATATCATCATTATCCTTTTCGCCGTGAGCCTCGCCCTCCTCACCTTATCGGGAATGGTACTGTCCCAGGATCTGTTTCCGTGGTTTAGATTTGAGAGTACATGGAACTGGCGTTCCCTTCATCTGGGTGCAGCCATCGGTGCTATGGTTCTGTTATTTGTCCATCTGCTGCTTCATGCCAGGCTATATATACGCGGAAGAGTGTTTTTCGGTCTGGCAGGAATTACGTTCATGCTGGCGGCAGCCGGGGTTTTCGGCATGCCCTACCTTTGACCGTTGGTACCATCAGGTAAATGTAGACAGGAAAGCCGCCATTGCCGGAGACAAGGTGCCCATGTCCGAGCGAATTCTGACGGTATATTTCAGCCGTGTGGGCAACACTAATTTCCCGTCCGATGTAGATGCTGTATCCGGTGCCTCCATCATGAAAGATGGACATGAAATCATCGGCAACGCCGAAATGATTTGATTTTTCTTGTCTATCCGCTTTGGTGGAATACACTGCCAATGGCCCTAGAAGGTTTCTTGAAGCAATATGATTTGACAGGAAAGACACTTATCCCTATCGTAACCCACGGCGGCAGCGGTATAGGCGAGAGCCTCAAGGCCCTCCATAAAGCAACACAGGCCAAATTCCCAGAAAGCTATCTCTGGATATCTACAGCAGCGATATTCCGGCCGCAAGGCAGAAAATCACAGACTACCTCAATGACATCAGCAAGTTATCTCTACCCAAGCGCAGAACAGGACATAAGTAAATGGGGTGCTGCATAAGTTGTTTTCACTCATGCAGTACCCCATTTTTGCGGCTACGCGCCAGTTTTTCTTCTGCTGTTGTGTTGCCGCCTCTCATGGCCAGCACTACACCGATTGAAATAAGCGCAAAACCAGGCAGGAAGTATCTGGTCATAGCTTCATCCAGTAACCAGTACCCAAGGATAGTTCCAACCACCGGCTGGAAAAACATGAACAGTCCACCGATGGAAGCATCCATGTAAGTCAGGCCTTTACTCCATAGAACAAAGCCTGCTGTAGTTGAAACAACACCCACATAGAGCACCGAACCCCATATTTGCGGCATAGCCATCGCATTCAAGTCAGCTTCGTTAAAAAGCCACCAAAGCCCATAGGGAGTCAGCACCGTAAATGATATCAGCACGCCATAGAACGTCAGGGCAAAAACAGAGTAGTGGCTGAGCATCTTCAAGAGTATGGACATCAAGGCCCAAGTGATTGCCGCTATACAGAGGTATATTCCCCCTAGCAAACTGCCAGTCTGAAGATTTTCCGGGTCTACCACTATGAGCAGTACACCTGCAGTGGCCAGGATAACAGACATCAGTCGACTCAAATTGAACCGCTCATGCAGCATCAGGCAGCCAAAAACCACCATGAATGCCGGTGTCGCTGCTGTTATCACCGAGCCCATCTGCGCTGAAGTCAGCATTGTGCCGGATTCCTGAGTGACAATGGATATTGTCTGCCCAGTCAAAGCCGCAACAAGCATCAATTTCCAGTCCTTGCGCTCTATTTTCCATGAAATTCTCTGATGGAGCATGATCAGCACCAGGGGCACCAAAGCAACCCCGTACCTCATCCACACCAGCGCCACAGGTGTGATTACCCCCACCGTAAGGCGAACAGCAATGAACATAGCTCCCCAGATGCTTCCTGCCAAGGACAGCAGCATAGAGCCAATAATTAGATTTCGCAACGTGTATTCTCCATTTCAAAATAAGCTTTCGCTTCCTATCTTATTACACCTCCCCCCAAAAAGTAAAGCAATCTTCATACATCTCCACCTATACCAATTCCTGCCCGGCATCTTCCAGTATACGCATCTGTTCCATAGTCTGTTCTTCCGTGACCAACTGCGGTGCGCACTGCAAAACCTCAAGCCTCCACACCGCATCACTAATGTAATAGTTCTATATTTCGCTTTGCATTCCTGCTTATAAACTTTCATTTAGTTTTCAAAGTCAACCATATTCTTTCCATATACTTCTGGTACACTTTATCTTGTTCACAGGGCTTGACCTACCAAGACTGGAGGGAGCAGACATGAAACAAATAAAGAAGATCAGCAAAAACATATCCGATAATGTTGCACACAGCATATACTTGCAATACGTCCGCCACTCCCTGACCAAGCTCACGACAGTAGCGGTCATGACTATGACGGTTCTAGCCCAGAGCCTGATTGCCGAGGCCCAGGCCGCTGAACCTGACGTTACCAGAGATGTCAGGGCGCTGGAGGTAAACGGCGCCTACCTTACCGGCCTCCCCCATCGCATAAAGGCAGAAGACAGACTGATGCAAAAGATATTAGCCGATGCGATAAAGGACAATGTGAATCTGGCACAGGCTGCTGACAGCATCAGCGATGTACTGCGCTACACTTTGGTCATAAGAGATGAGGATTACAGCCGTCAAGTACCTGAGGCCATGCAGAAGCTCACAGACAGCGGCTATCAGGTGGTGAAATTCCACAATGCCTGGGGAGGCAAATTCTATCAAGGCATCAATGTACAGCTTTTAAGCCCTGCCGGGGTAAAGACTGAGCTGCAGTTCCACACCCCTAACTCCTACGCCATAAAGCAAGCATCCCACGAAGTTTACGAAATTCGCAAAAATCCTGCCTCCACCCCCGAAGAAGTGGCCGAAGCCACAGCCCAGAGCATAGCATACAATAATCAGGTAAAAATGCCGCCCGGTGCCAGAGACATAGTTTGGAAAACTATATAGCATACAAAAAAGGTGCTGTGATGAAACGTGAAAGCATTTCATCACAGCACCTACGATGTATCTCTAAAAATATTCTTCTTTTTGACCTATTGACTTTTTGACCTTTAGGGGGTATAATAATAATTGCAAAGGGAAAAGGAACT
This genomic interval from Selenomonas sp. AB3002 contains the following:
- a CDS encoding flavin reductase family protein → MKKDIGSVLGLYPTPLVVVGAMVGGKANWLLAGHVGIIGHDRVMVSMAKPHYTNKGVKENRALSLNIVSEAMLPAASYVGKVSGAKVDKSEVFAYTTGESGAPLLTESPLTMECSVEDIYETETFESFILKIDHTFVEEDKLTEKGKIDYRKLQPILFEMPTYEYVKTGEVLGKCLGFAEQYQK
- a CDS encoding amidohydrolase family protein, coding for MKRRDFLKVGALSAFALLGIGEVWQSEAYGASAGAVKLPSGRKIDIHAHAMLPAYIEGLKKLGIDPLAEEGFPLPQWSAEAHLAFMAEAGIDYTVLSLATPHIYNGDEALTCEVARQINEETAALCRQYPDKFGFVATVPFPSIDGSLQEIAYAMEKLGALGVKVPSNARGIYLGDERWEEIFAELNRRRALTIIHPSPAPQLPRQGTVTGKVMALYEYPADTTRAMVNLLASGMLARYPQVRVVVPHCGSFLPYMKQRAKAMFQMLAGMKMMEPVDMEQSIGNLYFDLAGDPTPDALPMLLQITDQEHILYGSDYPYVPARALLGKKAALDQELARRGWLEQVYCQNSQRLIH
- a CDS encoding DMT family transporter; this translates as MRNLIIGSMLLSLAGSIWGAMFIAVRLTVGVITPVALVWMRYGVALVPLVLIMLHQRISWKIERKDWKLMLVAALTGQTISIVTQESGTMLTSAQMGSVITAATPAFMVVFGCLMLHERFNLSRLMSVILATAGVLLIVVDPENLQTGSLLGGIYLCIAAITWALMSILLKMLSHYSVFALTFYGVLISFTVLTPYGLWWLFNEADLNAMAMPQIWGSVLYVGVVSTTAGFVLWSKGLTYMDASIGGLFMFFQPVVGTILGYWLLDEAMTRYFLPGFALISIGVVLAMRGGNTTAEEKLARSRKNGVLHE
- the dmpI gene encoding 4-oxalocrotonate tautomerase DmpI; this translates as MPFIAVKTAKATTEQKAKLIADITRVASEDLSMPPQAFFVLVEENEPENWGVGGKTLPQIAAEKNK
- a CDS encoding flavodoxin family protein, producing the protein MKVMMVNGSPHPQGNTAMALQEMKQVFEGNGIEVEMVQVGNKAVRGCIGCRACAQKGKCVFDDIVNETAPLFAECDGLVVGSPVYYASANATLVAYLTRMFFSTSFDKTMKVGASVVVARRGGLSATFDELNKFFTISGMPIAASQYWNSAHGGAPGEAAQDAEGMQTMRTLARNMTFLMKSIQLGKEQFGLPEKEPWQATNFIR
- a CDS encoding flavodoxin family protein encodes the protein MKIVVITSSPHPKEESTSIYLADRFTEGARSAGHEVFTFDAAHEETHPCQGCDKCGMDGPCIFKDAIENKLMPKMLEADLIVLTTPLYYFGMSAQLKVIVDRFYSRTGKLHGKKSIMMATAYNSADWTMEALVNHYETLVRYMEWQDVGQVMATGCGARSLVEKSSFADMAYKIGAAL
- a CDS encoding antibiotic biosynthesis monooxygenase, giving the protein MASSLSFAQPIRTPEGNMPMVHWAVLESTPGNMQAMGEIGARTVAPQTAKEAGTYALYGAIDAKNHDLMRLLEIYESYEAYRIHSTSEAFQDYRAARLPMLKSLKILEANGIALEQKTSGVATVVFMHRYEVKPENLAQYQALAKQEAVRAVRDEAGVLGMFVTSEHDRPNVIHTMEMYEDQAAYEKYAGSAAYKDFQKQAKGFFVNVHEVVNLPAKITLSQKGFRHF
- a CDS encoding carboxymuconolactone decarboxylase family protein produces the protein MGDTNKRAAVKVTQTAGRQQLGEFAPDFARYNDDILFGEVWSKNDVLSLHDRSIVTVSALVASGMVDSSLKYHLQSAKKNGVTKAEMAEVITQLGFYAGWPKAWAAFNLAKEVYNEPAAEHTAAQGSDNMDLAAIQATSMFPVGGENVNYAQYFDGKSYLNMISTEQVVIGNVTFEPGCRNHWHIHHADKGGGQMLLVTAGRGWYQEWGKPAQELKAGDVVHIPANVKHWHGAAKDSAFQHLAIEVPGENASSEWCEPVEEKEYNKLP